A single genomic interval of Petroclostridium xylanilyticum harbors:
- the pyrE gene encoding orotate phosphoribosyltransferase, with translation MITRERVLEILKEAGVLLEGHFLLTSGRHSNKYLQCAKIFQYTKYSEELCKALADKFKDAGVDVVIGPAIGAIQMSYEVSRWLGVKNIFAERENGIMTLRRGFTIEKGQKVLVVEDVVTTGGSVREVIKIVQESGGEVAGVGAVVDRTGGKIDFGTRFEAVISMEVESYEPENCPLCKQGIPFIKPGSRNLK, from the coding sequence ATGATTACAAGGGAAAGAGTATTAGAGATTTTAAAAGAAGCAGGTGTACTGTTAGAGGGACATTTTCTTTTGACATCGGGCCGTCATAGTAATAAATATTTACAGTGTGCAAAGATATTTCAGTATACCAAGTATAGTGAAGAGCTATGCAAGGCATTGGCTGACAAATTCAAAGATGCAGGTGTTGATGTGGTAATAGGACCGGCGATAGGTGCAATTCAGATGTCTTATGAAGTAAGCCGCTGGCTGGGGGTGAAAAACATATTTGCTGAAAGGGAAAACGGAATTATGACCCTTAGAAGAGGTTTTACTATTGAAAAAGGACAAAAAGTACTGGTAGTAGAAGATGTTGTGACTACAGGGGGCTCGGTAAGAGAAGTTATAAAAATTGTTCAGGAATCCGGTGGAGAAGTTGCAGGAGTAGGAGCAGTAGTAGACAGGACCGGAGGTAAAATTGACTTTGGAACAAGGTTTGAGGCAGTAATATCTATGGAGGTTGAATCCTATGAACCTGAAAATTGTCCTCTCTGTAAGCAAGGGATACCTTTCATCAAGCCGGGCAGCAGAAATTTAAAATAA
- a CDS encoding dihydroorotate dehydrogenase electron transfer subunit — protein sequence MFKQNHLCKISNKKEIAPGIIDMRIISQEIAQQAKPGQFLNIKCDNGLNAILRRPISICDVDVEKNEVRFVFQIKGEGTKLLASKTIGDCIDILGPLGTSYTLETKYAKPLLIGGGIGVFPLLMLAKSISAQNITAYLGFRNKDMVVLEEDFNKVCSEMQIATDDGSYGYKGYVTQLMEEKLKQGKTDIVYACGPQPMLKMVNSICKTYAVPCQISLEQRMGCGIGACLVCACKIKSDSAWEYKHVCKDGPVFWGNEVMFDE from the coding sequence ATGTTCAAACAAAACCATCTTTGCAAAATAAGTAATAAAAAAGAAATTGCTCCTGGAATTATTGATATGAGGATAATAAGTCAAGAGATTGCCCAACAGGCCAAGCCGGGACAATTTTTGAATATTAAATGTGATAACGGTTTAAATGCAATTTTAAGAAGACCTATCAGTATATGTGATGTTGATGTTGAAAAGAATGAAGTACGATTTGTTTTTCAGATAAAAGGCGAGGGTACAAAATTACTGGCAAGCAAAACGATAGGTGATTGTATAGATATCTTAGGTCCTCTTGGAACTTCATATACTTTAGAAACTAAATATGCTAAACCACTGCTTATTGGAGGAGGAATAGGCGTATTTCCGCTTCTAATGCTTGCCAAGTCAATTTCAGCTCAAAACATAACAGCATATTTGGGATTCAGAAATAAAGACATGGTAGTTCTTGAAGAAGATTTTAATAAGGTATGTTCAGAAATGCAAATAGCTACCGATGACGGAAGCTATGGATATAAAGGATATGTAACGCAATTGATGGAAGAAAAATTAAAACAGGGCAAGACTGATATTGTTTATGCCTGCGGACCACAACCAATGCTTAAGATGGTTAACAGTATCTGTAAAACATATGCCGTTCCCTGTCAAATCTCTTTGGAGCAAAGAATGGGATGTGGGATTGGTGCGTGTCTGGTGTGCGCTTGCAAGATAAAATCTGATAGTGCTTGGGAATACAAGCATGTTTGTAAGGATGGTCCTGTATTCTGGGGGAATGAGGTGATGTTTGATGAGTAA
- a CDS encoding histidine phosphatase family protein, which produces MTRLILVRHGEAEGNIIRRFHGHTDSHLTPNGHLQAQKLAERLSKEHIDVLYSSDLSRAFQTAKYISEQKGLIIRVVKGLREINGGEWEDVPWADLPHRWPEAYHHWENKPYLLQMPNGESMVEFQNRVVKEIIKIIKDNKKKDICVVTHGTVIKALLCYFYGKPLEEFTDIQWHDNASITIVNIKDDNYTVVIEGDNAHLGELSTLAKQDWWRKKDV; this is translated from the coding sequence GTGACACGTTTGATTTTAGTTAGACATGGTGAAGCTGAAGGGAATATTATCCGCAGATTTCATGGACATACCGATTCTCATTTAACTCCAAACGGGCATTTGCAGGCACAAAAGCTAGCTGAAAGACTATCAAAAGAACATATAGATGTTTTATATTCCAGCGACCTTTCGAGGGCTTTTCAAACTGCAAAATACATTAGTGAACAAAAAGGGTTGATTATCCGTGTTGTTAAAGGTTTAAGAGAAATTAATGGCGGTGAATGGGAGGATGTACCCTGGGCCGATTTACCTCACAGGTGGCCGGAAGCTTACCATCACTGGGAAAACAAACCCTATTTGCTTCAAATGCCAAACGGAGAATCCATGGTCGAATTTCAAAACAGGGTGGTAAAAGAAATTATAAAGATTATAAAAGATAATAAAAAGAAAGATATCTGTGTAGTTACCCATGGTACGGTTATTAAAGCATTGCTCTGCTATTTTTACGGCAAGCCGCTTGAGGAATTTACAGATATTCAATGGCATGATAATGCATCCATAACAATTGTTAATATTAAAGATGATAATTACACGGTGGTAATTGAGGGAGATAATGCTCACTTGGGTGAGTTGAGCACCCTTGCCAAACAGGATTGGTGGAGGAAAAAGGACGTATAA
- a CDS encoding dihydroorotate dehydrogenase, which produces MKINIAGIQLNNPVITASGTFGFGREYGEYFDLNRLGGICVKGLTLTPRQGNKPPRIAETPAGILNSVGLQNPGVRYFVEHEVPFLRQFTAKIIANISGNTVEEYCTMAEILSDSDIDLIEMNISCPNVKEGGVAFGTNAGTVNNITQQVKKYCKKPLIVKLSPNVTDIKEIAKAAEDGGADAISLINTLLGMAIDINTRKPILANNVGGLSGPAVKPIAVRMVWQVASVVKVPIIGMGGIMTGEDAVEFMLAGASAVAVGIANFVDPLACIKVLEGLESYLHKNNIYDVKEIIGKVEPN; this is translated from the coding sequence ATGAAAATTAACATTGCAGGAATCCAACTTAATAATCCCGTCATCACTGCCTCGGGAACTTTTGGCTTTGGCAGGGAATATGGAGAGTATTTTGACCTGAACCGGCTGGGGGGAATATGTGTAAAGGGATTAACCCTTACACCGCGACAGGGAAATAAACCGCCGCGGATTGCCGAAACGCCTGCAGGAATTCTCAATAGCGTTGGATTGCAAAACCCAGGTGTAAGATATTTTGTAGAACACGAAGTTCCATTTTTAAGACAATTTACTGCAAAAATTATTGCAAACATTTCCGGCAATACCGTGGAAGAATATTGCACCATGGCGGAAATTCTAAGTGATAGCGACATAGATTTGATAGAAATGAATATTTCCTGTCCAAATGTAAAGGAAGGTGGAGTAGCTTTTGGAACAAATGCCGGTACCGTGAATAACATTACACAACAGGTAAAAAAATATTGCAAAAAACCGCTCATTGTAAAACTCTCACCCAACGTTACAGATATCAAGGAGATTGCAAAGGCTGCAGAGGACGGAGGAGCAGACGCGATATCATTAATTAACACATTATTAGGCATGGCAATAGATATTAATACCCGCAAACCAATCCTGGCTAATAATGTGGGTGGTTTATCGGGACCGGCTGTAAAGCCTATAGCTGTTAGAATGGTATGGCAGGTGGCATCAGTCGTAAAAGTGCCAATTATCGGAATGGGGGGAATAATGACCGGAGAAGACGCCGTAGAATTTATGTTGGCAGGTGCTTCTGCAGTGGCTGTAGGAATTGCAAATTTTGTTGACCCTTTAGCGTGTATAAAAGTTTTGGAAGGATTAGAAAGTTATCTCCATAAGAATAACATTTATGATGTAAAGGAAATAATAGGGAAAGTGGAACCGAATTAA
- a CDS encoding carbamoyl phosphate synthase small subunit, with amino-acid sequence MKAILALEDGSIFKGNSFGAEGEVIGEIVFNTGMTGYQEILTDPSYCGQIVTMTYPLIGNYGVNIDDFESIKPQVKGFIVRELCKTPSNWRSTETLNEYLKRYNIIGIEGIDTRALTRILRDKGTMNGIISTDPNFDIRQRLDEIKNFRINNPVDEVTCKEIQKYPGEGYKVAVIDLGAKANIIRSLVNRGCDVIVFPARSSADEILRHNPDGIMLSNGPGDPKDCSEVIKNIKKLMDSGKPIFGICLGHQLTALANGADTQRLKYGHRGCNHPVKDIKKDLTYITSQNHGYTIVEASLDKTKAEISHINMNDGTIEGVRYKDRPVFTVQFHPEASPGPKDTAYLFDEFLELMKIYGKGKN; translated from the coding sequence ATGAAGGCAATATTGGCTTTAGAAGATGGCTCAATCTTTAAAGGCAATAGTTTTGGCGCAGAAGGGGAAGTAATCGGAGAAATCGTATTCAATACCGGTATGACAGGATATCAGGAAATACTTACTGACCCTTCTTATTGCGGTCAAATTGTGACAATGACATATCCGTTAATAGGTAACTATGGCGTTAATATAGATGACTTTGAATCAATAAAACCCCAGGTAAAAGGGTTTATCGTAAGAGAATTATGTAAAACACCTAGCAACTGGCGTTCTACCGAAACTTTAAATGAGTATCTTAAAAGATATAATATTATAGGAATTGAGGGAATTGATACTCGGGCACTAACCAGAATTTTAAGGGATAAGGGTACAATGAACGGTATTATTTCCACAGATCCCAATTTTGATATTCGTCAAAGGTTGGATGAAATAAAAAATTTCCGAATTAATAATCCTGTAGATGAGGTTACATGCAAGGAAATACAGAAATATCCCGGAGAAGGCTATAAGGTTGCAGTAATTGATTTAGGCGCTAAAGCAAATATCATACGTTCTCTGGTCAATAGAGGCTGCGACGTTATAGTATTCCCTGCGAGAAGTAGTGCAGATGAAATTTTAAGGCATAACCCTGATGGAATTATGCTATCCAATGGACCAGGGGACCCAAAGGATTGTTCGGAGGTTATAAAAAATATTAAAAAACTGATGGACTCGGGAAAGCCCATATTTGGCATATGTCTCGGCCATCAATTAACTGCTTTGGCCAATGGTGCGGATACTCAACGGTTAAAATACGGACATAGAGGCTGCAACCATCCAGTAAAAGATATCAAAAAGGATCTTACTTATATCACATCCCAAAATCATGGCTATACCATTGTAGAAGCTTCTTTAGATAAAACAAAAGCAGAAATCAGCCATATTAACATGAACGATGGGACTATCGAAGGTGTCCGTTATAAAGACAGGCCTGTCTTTACCGTGCAGTTTCACCCGGAAGCGTCACCCGGGCCCAAAGATACAGCATATTTATTCGATGAATTTTTAGAACTAATGAAAATATACGGAAAGGGGAAAAATTAA
- a CDS encoding tyrosine recombinase XerC, with translation MIDFSEAPQVIRDYLSYMETIKGKSKNTTKEYFFDLRTFFRFMKIHKGYVDKDADFEKIPIDDINVELIKTITLSDLYEYMAYVNRKRGNNANSRARKVASIKSFFSYLNTKAKLIDINPAKELESPKIQKRMPRYLNLEESKQLLYAINGEYKERDYAILTLFLNCGLRLSELVSINLNKIKNDTLTVVGKGNKERTIYLNKACINAINNYLRVRPVNGVKDKNALFLSERKQRISNKTVQYIVKKYIKQAGLDPEKYSTHKLRHTAATLMYKHGGVDIRALQEILGHENLSTTEIYTHVDNEQLRNAVDQNPLANIIKEGE, from the coding sequence ATGATTGATTTTAGTGAAGCGCCGCAAGTTATTCGAGACTATCTAAGTTATATGGAAACAATTAAAGGCAAATCAAAAAATACAACAAAAGAATACTTTTTTGATTTAAGGACATTTTTCAGATTTATGAAGATACATAAAGGTTATGTTGATAAAGATGCTGATTTTGAAAAAATACCAATTGATGATATAAATGTTGAGTTAATTAAAACAATAACTTTAAGCGATTTATACGAATATATGGCTTATGTTAATCGTAAACGTGGCAATAATGCAAACTCACGGGCCAGAAAGGTTGCCAGTATAAAATCATTTTTTAGTTACCTTAATACAAAAGCAAAGCTCATAGATATTAATCCTGCTAAAGAACTAGAATCTCCAAAAATTCAAAAGCGCATGCCCAGATATTTGAACCTTGAAGAAAGTAAACAATTACTATATGCAATAAATGGTGAATATAAAGAAAGAGATTACGCGATACTGACGTTATTTTTAAATTGTGGCTTACGGCTTTCTGAACTTGTAAGTATAAACTTAAATAAAATTAAAAATGATACTTTAACAGTTGTTGGCAAAGGCAATAAGGAAAGAACAATATACCTTAATAAGGCTTGTATTAATGCTATCAATAACTATTTGCGTGTACGTCCTGTCAATGGCGTTAAAGATAAAAATGCCCTTTTTCTAAGTGAGAGAAAACAAAGAATTAGCAATAAAACTGTTCAATATATTGTAAAGAAGTATATAAAACAAGCCGGGCTGGATCCTGAAAAATATTCAACTCATAAGTTGCGTCATACTGCCGCCACACTAATGTATAAACACGGTGGAGTTGACATAAGAGCATTACAGGAAATTTTGGGCCATGAAAACTTATCCACCACCGAAATTTATACGCATGTAGATAATGAACAATTGCGAAATGCCGTAGACCAAAATCCGTTGGCAAACATAATAAAGGAAGGGGAATAA
- the pyrF gene encoding orotidine-5'-phosphate decarboxylase yields the protein MSIDILIDKIRQKNNPSVVGLDPRIEYVPEFIREECYTRCGRNLKGVAQAILEFNKKLIDELCDIIPAVKPQSAYYEMYGVEGIKTLYETIEYARNKGLYVITDVKRNDIGSTAEAYSTAYLGKTQIEGDIYVDAFASDSITVNPYLGTDGIQPFINDCSKYNKSIFILVKTSNRSSGEVQDLMTAGETVYEKIAALVNQWGSQCMGQKGYSNIGAVVGATYPEQAAKLRKIMPNTYFLVPGYGAQGGTAKDVANCFNKDGLGAIVNSSRGIMCAYINKKYEEKEFAAAAREEAIRMRDEILNCII from the coding sequence ATGTCTATAGATATATTAATTGATAAAATCAGGCAAAAGAATAATCCTTCGGTGGTTGGGCTGGACCCGAGGATTGAATATGTACCGGAGTTTATCAGGGAAGAGTGTTATACCCGGTGCGGAAGGAATCTCAAAGGGGTGGCGCAGGCCATTCTGGAGTTTAACAAAAAGTTAATAGATGAGCTTTGCGATATTATTCCGGCTGTCAAGCCCCAGTCAGCCTATTACGAAATGTATGGTGTTGAAGGAATCAAGACGCTTTACGAAACAATAGAGTATGCCAGAAATAAAGGGTTATATGTTATTACCGATGTCAAAAGAAATGATATTGGGTCTACTGCAGAAGCCTATTCTACCGCATACCTGGGTAAAACTCAAATCGAAGGGGATATTTACGTTGATGCCTTTGCGTCCGATAGCATTACAGTAAACCCTTACCTGGGAACAGATGGTATTCAACCTTTTATTAATGACTGCAGCAAATATAATAAAAGCATATTTATCCTGGTTAAGACATCCAATAGGTCATCGGGTGAAGTACAGGATCTGATGACAGCAGGTGAAACAGTCTATGAAAAAATTGCAGCACTGGTAAATCAATGGGGAAGTCAATGCATGGGACAAAAGGGATACAGCAATATCGGTGCAGTAGTAGGCGCGACTTACCCGGAACAGGCTGCAAAATTACGAAAAATAATGCCCAACACTTACTTCCTGGTTCCTGGATATGGGGCACAGGGTGGAACAGCGAAGGATGTTGCCAACTGTTTTAACAAGGACGGACTAGGTGCAATTGTAAATTCTTCCCGTGGAATCATGTGTGCATATATAAACAAAAAATATGAAGAAAAAGAATTTGCTGCAGCAGCAAGAGAAGAAGCCATAAGGATGAGAGATGAGATACTGAATTGTATAATATAA
- the carB gene encoding carbamoyl-phosphate synthase large subunit: MPLRKDVKRVLVIGSGPIIIGQAAEFDYAGTQACRALREENIEVILVNSNPATIMTDKNIANKVYIEPLTPEIIKKIIIKEKPDSILPTLGGQTGLNLAMELAEEGFLQQQGVKLLGTAVEAIKMAEDRQEFKDTMERIGEPVIASKVVSTYEDALAFAKEIGFPVIVRPAYTLGGTGGGIANNEQELSEIAPNGLRLSRVHQVLIEKCIAGWKEIEYEVMRDSKGNCITVCNMENIDPVGVHTGDSIVVAPSQTLTDKEYQMLRSAALNIISALGIEGGCNVQFALNPYSFEYAVIEVNPRVSRSSALASKATGYPIAKVATKIAIGYGLDEIQNAVTGKTYACFEPTLDYVVVKIPKWPFDKFVKAKRTLGTQMKATGEVMAISSSFEGGLMKAIRSLELGLFNIELPHLKKLSTQEIYSRIKNIDDERIFVIAEALRRGITVKEINSITKIDLFFLEKINQLIQLENTLKSKTIKQLDKETLLKAKKMGYTDAVIASFIGSTREQVRDLRKSHNIHPSYKMVDTCAAEFEAVTPYYYSTFDEHSEVKQSANKKVLVIGSGPIRIGQGIEFDYCSVHSVWALKEAGYETIIANNNPETVSTDFDTSDRLYFEPLTPEDIEYVVETEKPYGAIVQFGGQTAIKLTKTLKELGVKILGTSAENIDAAEDREKFDKILEKCGIPRPAGRTVFTLEEALDAAQQLGYPVLVRPSYVLGGQGMEIAYNENDITEFMEIINRVKQEHPILIDKYMMGKEIEVDAICDGEDILIPGIMEHLERAGVHSGDSISVYPTQTIDRKYKDIIVDYTCKLAKALDVKGLINIQFVLYDSQVYVIEVNPRSSRTVPYISKVTNVPMVNLATKIVLGEKLKDLGYGTGLHPEGKYVAVKVPVFSFEKLHDVDISLGPEMKSTGEVLGISENFAEALYKGLIGAGLKIPKKGNILMTVRDTDKQELIAIAQDFEKLGFKLYATGNTAHKLNSNYIAANVVKKIGEGSPDILELIQAGKFSLVINTPTRGRQPERDGFKIRRKSVEQSIPCLTSLDTAKAVIASLKLNKEEKDLEVIDITKI, translated from the coding sequence ATGCCTTTAAGAAAAGATGTAAAGAGGGTATTGGTCATCGGGTCAGGCCCAATCATCATCGGGCAGGCGGCAGAATTTGATTATGCAGGAACACAAGCCTGCCGGGCACTAAGAGAAGAAAACATCGAAGTCATACTCGTCAACAGCAATCCGGCAACCATCATGACAGACAAGAATATTGCCAACAAGGTTTATATAGAACCATTAACTCCTGAGATCATTAAAAAAATCATCATTAAAGAAAAACCTGACAGTATACTCCCTACACTTGGGGGACAAACAGGTCTTAACCTTGCAATGGAATTGGCTGAAGAGGGCTTTTTGCAGCAGCAAGGCGTAAAGCTTCTGGGAACAGCAGTAGAAGCTATTAAGATGGCAGAAGACCGTCAGGAATTTAAAGATACCATGGAGAGAATTGGTGAGCCTGTCATTGCCAGCAAAGTGGTAAGTACCTATGAGGATGCTCTTGCTTTTGCTAAGGAGATAGGATTTCCTGTTATCGTACGCCCTGCCTATACCCTGGGCGGCACAGGAGGGGGAATTGCAAATAATGAACAGGAATTGTCCGAAATTGCACCTAATGGTTTAAGACTCAGCAGGGTTCATCAGGTCCTTATTGAAAAATGTATTGCAGGCTGGAAAGAAATTGAATATGAAGTAATGAGGGACAGCAAAGGAAATTGCATCACCGTATGTAATATGGAGAATATTGACCCGGTTGGAGTGCATACCGGGGACAGTATCGTGGTAGCGCCGTCCCAAACGCTTACCGATAAAGAGTATCAAATGCTAAGAAGCGCGGCTTTGAATATTATCTCCGCTCTGGGGATAGAAGGTGGGTGTAATGTCCAGTTTGCTTTAAATCCGTATAGTTTTGAGTATGCGGTAATCGAAGTAAATCCAAGGGTAAGCCGTTCCAGTGCCCTGGCGTCAAAAGCTACCGGATATCCGATTGCAAAGGTTGCAACCAAAATTGCAATAGGATATGGTTTGGACGAAATACAAAATGCGGTTACAGGTAAAACCTATGCCTGCTTTGAACCTACCCTTGACTATGTAGTCGTAAAAATTCCAAAGTGGCCCTTTGATAAATTTGTAAAGGCAAAAAGGACGTTAGGCACACAGATGAAGGCGACAGGAGAAGTAATGGCAATAAGCTCTTCCTTTGAGGGCGGCTTGATGAAAGCTATCCGCTCCCTTGAGCTTGGATTATTTAACATAGAGCTGCCGCATCTAAAAAAATTATCAACCCAGGAAATTTATTCGAGGATTAAAAATATTGATGATGAGAGGATTTTTGTTATAGCAGAAGCTTTAAGACGTGGAATTACCGTTAAAGAAATCAATAGCATTACAAAAATAGACCTGTTTTTCCTGGAAAAAATCAATCAGCTTATACAGTTGGAAAACACATTAAAATCTAAAACCATTAAACAACTGGATAAAGAGACATTACTAAAAGCCAAAAAAATGGGGTATACCGATGCAGTAATTGCCTCATTTATCGGCAGCACCAGAGAACAGGTTAGAGATTTGAGAAAATCGCATAACATCCATCCATCGTATAAAATGGTTGATACCTGTGCTGCAGAATTTGAAGCTGTAACGCCCTACTATTATTCCACATTTGATGAACATTCAGAAGTAAAACAATCGGCTAATAAAAAGGTTCTGGTGATAGGTTCGGGACCTATCAGAATCGGACAGGGAATAGAGTTTGACTACTGTTCTGTCCATTCGGTATGGGCTTTAAAAGAGGCGGGATATGAGACCATTATAGCCAATAATAACCCCGAAACGGTTAGTACCGACTTTGATACGTCCGACCGTCTGTATTTTGAGCCTTTAACTCCGGAAGACATTGAATATGTTGTCGAAACTGAGAAGCCGTATGGTGCCATTGTGCAATTCGGAGGCCAAACAGCTATAAAGCTGACCAAAACATTAAAAGAATTAGGTGTAAAAATATTAGGAACCTCGGCTGAAAATATCGATGCTGCCGAAGATAGGGAGAAATTTGATAAAATACTGGAGAAGTGCGGCATCCCAAGACCGGCTGGCAGGACTGTCTTTACACTGGAAGAAGCTTTGGATGCAGCACAGCAGTTAGGGTATCCCGTCCTTGTAAGGCCATCCTATGTACTTGGCGGACAGGGAATGGAAATCGCTTATAATGAAAATGATATCACTGAGTTTATGGAAATTATCAATCGGGTAAAACAGGAGCACCCGATATTGATTGATAAATATATGATGGGAAAAGAAATAGAAGTAGATGCTATCTGTGATGGTGAAGACATCCTCATTCCAGGAATTATGGAACACCTGGAAAGGGCAGGAGTACATTCGGGAGATAGTATATCTGTTTACCCAACCCAAACCATTGACCGGAAATATAAAGATATAATTGTAGACTATACCTGTAAGCTGGCAAAAGCCCTGGACGTTAAAGGGCTCATCAACATACAGTTTGTCTTGTACGACAGCCAGGTATACGTGATAGAGGTTAACCCCCGTTCCAGCAGAACGGTGCCTTATATCAGCAAGGTTACCAATGTACCAATGGTGAATTTGGCGACAAAGATAGTCCTGGGTGAAAAATTAAAAGATTTAGGATATGGTACGGGCTTACATCCGGAAGGAAAATATGTAGCCGTTAAGGTGCCTGTATTCTCCTTTGAAAAACTGCATGATGTAGACATAAGCCTGGGACCGGAAATGAAGTCGACGGGAGAAGTCCTGGGAATTTCTGAGAATTTTGCGGAAGCTCTGTATAAAGGCTTGATCGGTGCAGGACTTAAGATTCCTAAAAAAGGCAATATATTAATGACTGTCAGAGATACGGATAAACAAGAACTGATTGCGATAGCACAGGATTTTGAAAAATTAGGGTTTAAATTATATGCGACAGGAAATACAGCACATAAACTTAACAGCAATTATATTGCTGCCAATGTTGTTAAAAAAATCGGTGAAGGCTCGCCGGATATACTGGAACTCATACAGGCAGGAAAATTTAGCCTGGTAATTAATACTCCTACGCGAGGAAGGCAGCCGGAAAGAGACGGTTTTAAAATCAGGAGAAAGTCTGTCGAACAATCCATCCCCTGCTTGACTTCCCTAGACACTGCAAAAGCTGTTATAGCCAGCCTTAAGTTAAATAAAGAAGAAAAGGATCTGGAGGTAATAGACATTACAAAAATATAA